In Amycolatopsis solani, a single window of DNA contains:
- a CDS encoding MFS transporter, with the protein MIVLPLALAQFVASYAATTMTVAVSAIAADLGTTVLGVQTAITVFTLTMASLMVPGSKLSDLLGRKRCFLAGLAVYGSGALLASAAHGPGLLIFGYSLLEGIGSALMIPPIYILVTVTSPGLEARARAFGVVSGAGALGAAAGPLVGGLVTTWLGWRASFLLQVLLVGLIVVLALRITEPPAPPREQRFDVAGAILSAAGLFFVVFGVLQAGTYGWLVSRADFAVGGVVLLRAGGVSPVWLFAGIGAGFLAVFFAHVRARERAGREPLVPAGLFRDRVTRLGLSTQHVQWLVLQGSFFVVAVYLQEVRGYDAIETGLVLTPATVGILGASAAAGRLARRHSQRGLVRAGFVVTVAGLALLLLLVRADSGVASTVPGLFLLGAGVGIMLTASVNLVQSRFPDSAQGDISGVSRSVSNLGSSVGTALAGSVLAGTPHLGGRSFALSLATLGVAAVAGLIAALRLPAPD; encoded by the coding sequence ATGATCGTGCTGCCACTGGCTTTGGCCCAGTTCGTCGCGAGTTACGCGGCCACCACGATGACCGTGGCCGTGAGCGCCATCGCCGCGGATCTCGGCACGACCGTGCTCGGCGTGCAGACGGCGATCACGGTGTTCACCCTGACCATGGCGTCGCTCATGGTGCCGGGCAGCAAGCTGAGCGACCTGCTGGGCCGCAAGCGCTGCTTCCTGGCCGGGCTGGCCGTCTACGGCTCCGGCGCGCTGCTCGCGTCGGCGGCGCACGGACCGGGGCTGCTGATCTTCGGTTATTCGCTGCTGGAAGGGATCGGGTCGGCGCTGATGATCCCGCCGATCTACATCCTGGTCACCGTGACCAGCCCCGGCCTCGAGGCGAGGGCGCGTGCCTTCGGCGTGGTCAGCGGCGCGGGCGCGCTCGGGGCCGCGGCCGGGCCGCTCGTCGGTGGCCTGGTCACGACGTGGCTCGGGTGGCGCGCGTCGTTCCTCCTGCAGGTGCTGCTGGTCGGCCTGATCGTCGTGCTGGCCCTGCGGATCACCGAGCCGCCCGCGCCGCCGCGCGAGCAGCGGTTCGACGTCGCCGGAGCGATCCTTTCGGCTGCCGGCCTGTTCTTCGTCGTCTTCGGCGTCCTGCAGGCGGGCACCTACGGCTGGCTGGTCTCACGCGCGGACTTCGCCGTCGGCGGGGTCGTCCTGCTGCGGGCCGGCGGCGTCTCCCCGGTGTGGCTGTTCGCCGGGATCGGTGCCGGGTTCCTCGCGGTGTTCTTCGCGCACGTCCGCGCGCGCGAGCGGGCGGGCCGGGAACCGCTGGTGCCCGCCGGGCTCTTCCGGGACCGCGTCACGCGGCTCGGGCTGTCGACCCAGCACGTCCAGTGGCTCGTCCTGCAGGGGTCGTTCTTCGTCGTGGCGGTGTACCTGCAGGAGGTTCGCGGTTACGACGCGATCGAAACCGGGCTGGTGCTGACCCCCGCGACCGTCGGCATCCTGGGTGCCTCGGCGGCCGCGGGCCGGCTGGCGCGGCGGCACTCCCAGCGCGGGCTCGTCCGCGCCGGTTTCGTCGTCACCGTCGCGGGGCTGGCCCTGCTGCTCCTGCTGGTCCGGGCCGACTCCGGCGTGGCGAGTACGGTGCCCGGCCTGTTCCTGCTCGGCGCCGGCGTCGGGATCATGCTGACGGCGTCGGTGAACCTGGTGCAATCCCGGTTCCCGGACTCGGCCCAGGGCGACATCTCGGGGGTGTCGCGCAGCGTGTCGAACCTGGGCTCGTCGGTGGGGACCGCGCTGGCCGGGTCCGTCCTGGCCGGCACGCCCCACCTCGGCGGCCGTTCCTTCGCGCTCTCCCTCGCCACGCTGGGCGTCGCGGCGGTGGCCGGGCTCATCGCGGCCCTGCGGCTGCCGGCGCCGGACTGA
- a CDS encoding SHOCT domain-containing protein encodes MALASAEYPFLDLMGTMLVFFCWIAWFWLLFVAFGDLYRRTDVSGWAKAGWTVLVIVLPIIGVLLYLGTQGRHLVERQRAREVAARHQFDDYVRSVSTSDKTSAAQIAEARRLLEDGIIDDAEYRVLKQKALAR; translated from the coding sequence ATGGCCCTGGCGAGCGCGGAGTACCCGTTTCTCGATCTCATGGGGACGATGCTGGTGTTCTTCTGCTGGATCGCCTGGTTCTGGCTGCTGTTCGTGGCCTTCGGCGACCTGTACCGCCGCACCGACGTGTCCGGCTGGGCCAAGGCGGGGTGGACGGTGCTGGTGATCGTGCTGCCGATCATCGGCGTCCTGCTCTACCTCGGCACCCAGGGACGGCACCTCGTGGAGCGGCAGCGGGCGCGAGAAGTCGCCGCGCGGCACCAGTTCGACGACTACGTGCGCTCGGTGTCCACATCGGACAAGACCAGCGCGGCACAGATCGCCGAAGCCCGGCGGCTGCTGGAAGACGGCATCATCGACGACGCGGAATACCGCGTGCTCAAGCAGAAGGCCCTCGCGCGTTGA
- a CDS encoding LuxR C-terminal-related transcriptional regulator, which translates to MRQCRGAASRRRVPRTKITVPAPPADLVSRPRLLGVLDGASDAAMVFVGAPAGFGKTVLLAEWARRRDREAVAWLSADADDNDDRLFWSAVLEAFGSCGRIPEGNPLRLLAVPESPSTDLGFLAQVADALDAVPGPVVLVIDSAQEITSPGPWHGLQALVRHQPAGLCLAISSRREPPLPLGRARLADRLVEIGAPRLRFTAAEAEALFAGADAAIPPDQAGPLVARTGGWPAGLRLAASSAARHGSLREFDTGREPAVLAYLTDEVLASLTAPQRDVLRMISICDELPAGLAPVLCGRADAEAMLRELGEPATHVVDSTGTPPQHRVTPLLRTYLRAELRRRAPDRVRTLHATAARWFAEHDRPAPALLHSVRAGDPARVGELLREHAVTLFLAGEHHVLRLALTVLEDRRVAADPLAALISAALCLEAAETSAARLQLSRAEAAWPDRPAAELTVLRQLAYARLAELDRTPAQALRAARQVDEHLAAGTGLSGLATLHRAGITAARGEREPAREALVGLLGTVEELRQDFTVAQCLTTLAELAGRDGDYRVMETLARRAEARRPRPDPLRSVQGAQASAALAYGALLRGEPAECVKHAKETGQLLGDAPARAARDLRLFAETLRGAAEFELGGWHAGLRRMRRVRGRLGTGRACPTAHVALCAVLEQRAALRLGAAGQARETVRWALPVLSGSGELLLMRARTQLRLGRHHAASTVLRSLADDGTPMTLAWVTIEAALVGVQAALAAGARDRAARLLDEALRTAEPTGVRFPFVFAPRELVGFLTSRLGGLGTGERFAGEILALRRRLHTPPMPAPLTERERSVLRLLPTQRSIDEIAQDLTVSPNTVKTHVRGIYAKLDVRSRREAVAIAQARGLLDAEVADFTV; encoded by the coding sequence ATGCGCCAGTGCCGCGGTGCCGCGTCCCGGAGACGGGTTCCGAGAACGAAGATCACCGTCCCCGCCCCGCCGGCGGACCTCGTGTCACGGCCGCGGCTGCTCGGCGTCCTCGACGGGGCGAGCGATGCGGCCATGGTGTTCGTCGGTGCTCCGGCCGGCTTCGGCAAGACCGTGCTCCTCGCCGAGTGGGCGCGGCGCCGGGACCGCGAGGCGGTCGCCTGGCTGTCCGCCGACGCCGACGACAACGATGACCGGCTCTTCTGGTCGGCGGTTCTCGAAGCCTTCGGCAGCTGCGGCCGGATCCCGGAGGGCAACCCGCTGCGGCTGCTGGCGGTCCCCGAGTCCCCGAGCACGGACCTCGGCTTCCTGGCCCAGGTGGCCGACGCGCTCGACGCGGTGCCGGGCCCCGTCGTGCTCGTCATCGACAGCGCCCAGGAAATCACCTCGCCCGGTCCGTGGCACGGGCTGCAGGCGCTGGTCCGCCACCAGCCGGCGGGGCTGTGCCTGGCGATCTCGAGCCGCCGGGAGCCACCCCTGCCGCTGGGACGGGCGCGGCTCGCGGACCGGCTCGTCGAAATCGGCGCCCCCCGGCTGCGGTTCACCGCCGCCGAGGCGGAAGCCTTGTTCGCCGGCGCCGACGCGGCGATCCCGCCGGACCAGGCCGGCCCGCTCGTCGCCCGGACCGGCGGCTGGCCGGCCGGGCTGCGCCTCGCCGCGTCGTCCGCGGCCCGCCACGGCAGCCTGCGCGAGTTCGACACCGGACGCGAGCCCGCCGTGCTCGCCTACCTGACCGACGAAGTCCTCGCTTCGCTGACCGCGCCGCAGCGGGACGTGCTGCGGATGATCAGCATCTGCGACGAGCTCCCGGCCGGGCTCGCGCCGGTGCTGTGCGGCCGCGCGGACGCCGAAGCGATGCTTCGCGAGCTCGGCGAGCCCGCCACCCACGTCGTCGACTCCACCGGCACGCCGCCGCAGCACCGCGTGACGCCGCTGCTGCGCACCTACCTGCGCGCCGAGCTGCGGCGACGGGCACCGGACCGGGTCCGGACGCTGCACGCGACGGCGGCCCGCTGGTTCGCCGAGCACGACCGGCCCGCGCCGGCGTTGCTGCACAGCGTCCGCGCGGGTGATCCCGCCCGCGTGGGCGAACTCCTGCGCGAACACGCCGTCACGTTGTTCCTCGCGGGTGAGCACCACGTGCTGCGCCTGGCGCTCACCGTGCTCGAAGACCGCCGCGTCGCGGCCGATCCCCTGGCCGCGCTGATCTCGGCCGCGTTGTGCCTGGAGGCGGCCGAGACGTCGGCGGCCCGCCTCCAGCTGTCCCGCGCGGAGGCGGCCTGGCCGGACCGGCCGGCGGCGGAGCTGACCGTGCTGCGGCAACTGGCCTACGCCCGCCTGGCCGAGCTCGACCGCACGCCGGCCCAGGCCCTCCGCGCGGCCCGGCAGGTCGACGAGCACCTGGCGGCGGGCACCGGCCTGAGCGGGCTCGCGACGCTGCACCGCGCCGGGATCACCGCCGCGCGCGGCGAGCGCGAGCCGGCGCGCGAGGCACTGGTGGGCCTGCTCGGCACGGTGGAAGAACTCCGGCAGGACTTCACGGTCGCCCAGTGCCTCACCACGCTCGCCGAGCTGGCCGGCCGCGACGGCGACTACCGCGTGATGGAGACGCTGGCCCGCCGGGCGGAGGCCCGCCGGCCGCGGCCGGATCCCCTGCGGTCGGTCCAGGGCGCACAGGCGAGTGCCGCGCTGGCGTACGGCGCCCTGCTGCGCGGCGAGCCCGCCGAGTGCGTCAAGCACGCGAAGGAGACCGGGCAGCTGCTCGGTGACGCCCCGGCGCGCGCGGCCCGCGACCTGCGGCTCTTCGCGGAAACCCTGCGCGGCGCCGCCGAGTTCGAGCTCGGCGGCTGGCACGCCGGGCTGCGCCGGATGCGGCGGGTCCGCGGCCGCCTCGGCACCGGCCGGGCGTGCCCCACCGCGCACGTCGCGCTGTGCGCCGTCCTGGAGCAGCGCGCGGCCCTGCGGCTGGGGGCGGCCGGCCAGGCGAGGGAGACCGTCCGCTGGGCCCTGCCGGTCCTCTCCGGTTCGGGCGAGCTGCTCCTGATGCGCGCCCGCACCCAGCTGCGCCTCGGCCGCCACCACGCGGCGAGCACCGTGCTGCGCTCACTGGCGGACGACGGGACCCCGATGACGCTGGCGTGGGTCACGATCGAGGCGGCACTGGTCGGGGTGCAGGCCGCGCTGGCCGCCGGGGCCAGGGACCGGGCGGCCCGGCTGCTCGACGAAGCCCTGCGCACGGCCGAACCGACGGGCGTCCGGTTCCCGTTCGTCTTCGCCCCCCGCGAGCTCGTCGGCTTCCTCACCAGCAGGCTGGGCGGCCTCGGCACCGGCGAGCGGTTCGCGGGCGAGATCCTCGCCCTGCGGCGCCGGCTGCACACCCCGCCGATGCCCGCGCCGCTGACCGAGCGCGAACGCAGCGTCCTGCGCCTCCTGCCGACGCAGCGGTCGATCGACGAGATCGCCCAGGACCTGACCGTCTCGCCCAACACCGTCAAGACCCACGTCCGCGGCATCTACGCGAAGCTCGACGTCCGCAGCCGACGCGAGGCGGTGGCGATCGCCCAGGCCCGCGGACTGCTCGACGCGGAGGTCGCCGACTTCACGGTCTGA
- a CDS encoding DUF2252 domain-containing protein: MPLTAKQTAAPDRRIARARAARLAVPAAGHAEFPATLRRTDPLTLLARQDADRVPGLLPVRYGRLAASPLTYFHGAVLPAAADLAATPRTGFSVQACGDAQLANFGIFAAQGRRLVFDFADFDETLPAPWEWDVKRLAASFEVTGRHHEHPAGQRRRTVLAAVESYRLAMHGFARRTPVEIFFTPADSRTLRVVAAHRLGPAGRRVAGVHRFTEIRDGKLRLAAGSPFAVPAGHLAGDGDPATLVDRLGAVLSRYRRTLGPARQALLDRYRLADAARTVAGPGGAGTRSWVVLLVRTGTGDPLFLQVKEARPSVLEEYTGAAVPGGPGRRVVAGQRRIQATGDVFLGWARATGFDGHAGEFHVRRLRDSRDAADAGTMTPDVLRANARLCGWTLARAHARTGDALAIAAYLGSGPVFAEAVREFAVACADQNERDHAALRQAIRRGHIAAAPAS; the protein is encoded by the coding sequence ATGCCTCTCACTGCCAAGCAGACCGCGGCACCGGACCGGCGGATCGCCCGGGCCCGTGCCGCTCGCCTCGCCGTGCCGGCGGCCGGCCACGCGGAGTTCCCCGCCACGCTCCGGCGCACCGATCCCCTCACCCTGCTGGCCCGCCAGGACGCCGACCGGGTGCCCGGTCTGCTGCCGGTGCGCTACGGCAGGCTGGCCGCCTCCCCGCTGACGTACTTCCACGGTGCCGTGCTGCCGGCGGCGGCCGACCTCGCCGCGACCCCGCGGACCGGGTTTTCGGTCCAGGCCTGCGGAGACGCCCAGCTGGCCAACTTCGGCATCTTCGCCGCCCAGGGCCGCCGGCTGGTGTTCGACTTCGCGGACTTCGACGAAACCCTGCCCGCGCCCTGGGAATGGGACGTCAAGCGGCTGGCCGCGAGCTTCGAGGTCACCGGGCGGCACCACGAGCACCCGGCCGGGCAACGCCGGCGCACGGTGCTGGCCGCGGTCGAGTCGTACCGGCTGGCGATGCACGGCTTCGCGCGCCGGACGCCGGTCGAGATCTTCTTCACCCCCGCCGATTCCCGGACGCTGCGCGTGGTCGCGGCCCACCGGCTCGGGCCGGCCGGGCGGCGCGTCGCCGGCGTGCACCGCTTCACCGAGATCCGGGACGGCAAGCTGCGCCTGGCCGCCGGGTCGCCCTTCGCCGTCCCGGCCGGCCACCTCGCCGGCGACGGCGACCCGGCGACGCTCGTCGACCGCCTCGGTGCCGTGCTTTCGCGGTACCGGCGCACGCTCGGCCCCGCGCGGCAGGCGCTGCTGGACCGCTACCGGCTCGCCGACGCGGCTCGGACGGTCGCCGGGCCGGGTGGCGCCGGGACGCGGTCCTGGGTGGTGCTGCTCGTCCGGACGGGCACCGGGGATCCGCTCTTCCTGCAGGTGAAGGAAGCCCGGCCGTCGGTGCTGGAGGAGTACACCGGGGCCGCCGTGCCGGGCGGCCCCGGCCGCCGGGTGGTCGCCGGGCAGCGGCGGATCCAGGCCACCGGGGACGTCTTCCTCGGCTGGGCCCGTGCCACCGGGTTCGACGGGCACGCCGGCGAGTTCCACGTCCGCCGGCTGCGCGACAGCCGGGACGCGGCGGACGCCGGGACGATGACACCGGACGTCCTGCGCGCCAACGCCCGGCTGTGCGGGTGGACCCTGGCCAGGGCGCACGCCCGCACCGGGGACGCGCTCGCGATCGCCGCCTACCTCGGCTCCGGACCGGTTTTCGCCGAAGCCGTCCGGGAGTTCGCGGTGGCCTGCGCCGACCAGAACGAACGCGACCACGCCGCGCTGCGCCAGGCGATCCGGCGCGGCCACATCGCGGCCGCGCCGGCGTCGTGA
- a CDS encoding DUF1269 domain-containing protein, translated as MATLTVWRFPTVEGAETALDLLRQLQKQQLISIADAAYVTWPEGRKKPKTKDLGSLTGAGALGGAFWGLLFGLIFLVPLLGVAVGAAIGALTGSLSHVGIDEEFIDVVRTQVTPGTSALFVMSEGTVLDRVVEPFKETGATLLSTNLSDEEEARLRDAFGEAPHREAL; from the coding sequence ATGGCCACCTTGACCGTGTGGCGGTTCCCGACCGTCGAAGGTGCCGAAACCGCACTGGATCTGCTGCGGCAGCTGCAGAAGCAGCAGTTGATCTCGATCGCGGACGCGGCTTACGTGACCTGGCCGGAGGGGCGGAAGAAGCCGAAGACCAAGGATCTCGGCTCCCTGACCGGCGCCGGCGCGCTGGGCGGGGCCTTCTGGGGTCTGCTGTTCGGCCTCATCTTCCTGGTCCCGCTGCTGGGGGTGGCGGTCGGCGCGGCGATCGGGGCGCTGACCGGATCGCTGAGCCACGTCGGGATCGACGAAGAGTTCATCGACGTGGTCCGGACCCAGGTCACGCCCGGGACGTCCGCGCTGTTCGTCATGTCGGAGGGCACCGTGCTGGACCGGGTGGTCGAACCGTTCAAGGAAACCGGCGCGACCTTGCTGAGCACCAACCTGTCCGACGAGGAGGAAGCCCGGCTGCGCGACGCCTTCGGCGAAGCCCCGCACCGGGAAGCGTTGTAG
- a CDS encoding DUF7144 family membrane protein — protein sequence MTEPMPPRTGPAGARAPLPPDRAVARSRRVGWIWFAGAITVLAGLFNVVEGVVALFDRDYYVIGPSGLLVFSLAGWGWLHLIVGALVVLTGIALFTGAQWARVVTVALAGFNALAQLAFLSAYPFWGVIVIALDVLVIWAVIVHGDEATYEIW from the coding sequence ATGACCGAACCCATGCCGCCCCGGACCGGACCCGCCGGTGCCCGGGCGCCCCTCCCGCCGGACCGGGCCGTCGCCCGGTCCCGGCGGGTCGGCTGGATCTGGTTCGCCGGGGCGATCACCGTCCTGGCCGGACTGTTCAACGTGGTCGAGGGCGTGGTCGCGCTGTTCGACCGGGACTACTACGTCATCGGCCCGTCCGGGTTGCTCGTCTTCTCCCTGGCCGGCTGGGGCTGGCTGCACCTGATCGTCGGCGCGCTCGTCGTGCTGACGGGCATCGCGTTGTTCACCGGCGCGCAGTGGGCGCGGGTCGTCACGGTCGCCCTCGCCGGCTTCAACGCGCTGGCGCAGCTGGCTTTCCTGTCCGCCTACCCGTTCTGGGGCGTCATCGTGATCGCCCTCGACGTCCTCGTCATCTGGGCCGTCATCGTGCACGGCGACGAAGCCACCTACGAAATCTGGTGA
- a CDS encoding LuxR C-terminal-related transcriptional regulator, translating to MPDPRTTSFRPVPHGKVVVPRLPGTFVPRARLAAVFDRAVARPVTVVRAPAGAGKTTALAGWAGDRGDVAWVSLDEDDNDESRLWVAILSALRRCPAVSGDPALHRLGPPSPGRRRAFLADLDDALPGPDHPVPLVLDDLQEISRPEPLAALTALARHLPPGVRLVLATRVEPRLRLARLHVEGALSRVEAAELRFTAKETASLLRATGGEVGDDRVRELTDRTAGWAAALGWAAVSLREAEDADALVSSVTGDERAVARFFADEVLSRLPSETADLLLCTSVCDAVGATLAVRLSGRADAGARLDELERTMALVVRTPADTYRLPPLLRGFLRAELARRDPRRVPRLHGIAAQWYAGEGRFGEALRHAVAGRSRPRVLALAQDHAVRQALAGDGDPVRGALTYLGTETVAANPSLRLASAVEHIQRGKLAEATADLQEAEADDLWPLAARHLASVTGKHLPGAGRPAARCPEFEAWVTLDRAWRSLHRGARRYAVTQAQEALRLAHDGRLDHLVLHSRLAVALATALGGQYPAMRRACTGALAVARRHGWRRSPGVAECHLLLAYDDLVRAEPVAAARELAQAAAAEVPGGLPLLVPLREFFAGMVRFDDGDAAAGSQAMRVARLRLGDLVLPREVAGVFAVAEYHAALGLGETLHAAEVLAWAHERLSGSGELAVLRVRAHLAADETDAAEAVLRETASASAVLPSTPVDRCLAETALALRSHRRTKALNALDRALALARPNGLVRPFALAEPRVGDLLIDHSGGFGSLDRFAQTVRGRLVPHASPGRLTDREQVVLQRLPSQRSLDEIASDLTVSVNTVKTHVRAIYGKLGVNNRRSAVVVARQHGLT from the coding sequence GTGCCCGATCCGAGAACGACTTCGTTCCGGCCGGTTCCCCACGGCAAAGTCGTGGTACCGCGCCTCCCGGGAACCTTCGTTCCCCGCGCGCGGCTGGCGGCCGTGTTCGACCGCGCCGTCGCCCGGCCCGTCACGGTGGTCCGCGCACCGGCCGGGGCGGGCAAGACCACCGCGCTGGCCGGCTGGGCGGGCGACCGTGGCGATGTCGCGTGGGTGTCGCTCGACGAGGACGACAACGACGAGTCGCGGCTGTGGGTGGCGATCCTCAGCGCGTTGCGCCGCTGTCCCGCGGTGTCCGGCGACCCGGCGCTGCACCGGCTCGGCCCGCCGTCGCCCGGGCGGCGGCGGGCTTTCCTGGCCGACCTGGACGACGCGCTCCCCGGGCCGGACCACCCGGTGCCGCTGGTACTGGACGACCTGCAGGAGATCTCCCGCCCGGAGCCGCTGGCGGCGCTGACCGCGCTCGCCCGCCACCTGCCGCCCGGGGTGCGGCTGGTGCTGGCCACCCGCGTCGAACCGCGGCTGCGGCTGGCCCGGCTGCACGTCGAAGGCGCCCTTTCCCGCGTGGAAGCCGCCGAACTCCGGTTCACCGCCAAGGAAACGGCGAGCCTGCTGCGGGCCACCGGTGGCGAGGTGGGCGACGACCGCGTCCGGGAGCTCACCGACCGGACGGCGGGCTGGGCCGCGGCACTCGGCTGGGCCGCGGTGTCGTTGCGCGAAGCGGAAGACGCGGACGCCCTCGTCTCTTCCGTCACCGGCGACGAGCGGGCCGTGGCGCGGTTCTTCGCCGACGAAGTGCTCTCGCGACTGCCTTCGGAGACGGCGGATCTCCTGCTGTGCACCAGTGTCTGCGACGCGGTCGGAGCGACCCTCGCGGTCCGCCTGTCGGGCCGGGCGGACGCCGGGGCGAGGCTCGACGAGCTCGAACGCACGATGGCCCTCGTCGTGCGCACGCCGGCCGACACCTACCGGCTCCCGCCGTTGCTGCGCGGTTTCCTGCGGGCCGAGCTGGCCCGGCGGGACCCGCGGCGGGTGCCGCGGCTGCACGGGATCGCCGCGCAGTGGTACGCCGGGGAAGGACGGTTCGGGGAGGCGCTCCGGCACGCCGTCGCGGGCCGCAGCCGGCCGCGGGTCCTGGCGCTGGCGCAGGACCACGCCGTGCGCCAGGCGCTGGCCGGCGACGGGGATCCGGTGCGGGGCGCGCTCACCTACCTCGGCACCGAGACCGTCGCGGCGAACCCCTCGCTGCGGCTGGCGTCGGCGGTGGAACACATCCAGCGCGGAAAGCTCGCGGAAGCGACGGCCGACCTCCAGGAGGCGGAGGCGGACGACCTGTGGCCGCTCGCCGCCCGCCACTTGGCGTCGGTGACGGGAAAGCACTTGCCGGGCGCCGGGCGGCCGGCGGCGCGGTGCCCGGAGTTCGAAGCCTGGGTCACCCTCGATCGCGCGTGGCGGTCGCTGCACCGCGGCGCCCGCCGGTACGCCGTCACCCAGGCCCAGGAAGCACTGCGCCTGGCCCACGACGGGCGGCTGGACCACCTCGTGCTCCACAGCAGACTCGCCGTGGCCCTCGCCACCGCGCTCGGCGGGCAGTACCCGGCGATGCGCCGGGCGTGCACGGGAGCCCTCGCGGTCGCGCGCCGGCACGGCTGGCGCCGGTCCCCGGGCGTGGCCGAGTGCCACCTGCTGCTGGCCTACGACGACCTGGTGCGCGCCGAACCGGTCGCCGCGGCCCGGGAACTGGCCCAGGCGGCCGCGGCGGAGGTGCCCGGCGGCCTGCCGCTGCTGGTACCGCTGCGCGAGTTCTTCGCCGGCATGGTGCGCTTCGACGACGGTGACGCGGCGGCGGGCTCGCAGGCCATGCGCGTGGCGCGGCTGCGGCTCGGCGACCTCGTGCTCCCGCGCGAGGTCGCCGGCGTGTTCGCGGTCGCGGAGTACCACGCGGCCCTCGGGCTCGGTGAAACGTTGCACGCGGCGGAAGTGCTCGCCTGGGCGCACGAGCGGCTGTCCGGCAGCGGCGAACTCGCCGTCCTGCGCGTCCGCGCCCACCTCGCCGCGGACGAAACCGACGCCGCCGAAGCGGTGCTGCGCGAAACCGCGTCGGCGAGTGCGGTGCTGCCCTCGACCCCGGTCGACCGGTGCCTGGCCGAAACCGCGCTCGCGCTGCGCTCGCACCGGCGGACCAAGGCGTTGAACGCCCTCGACCGCGCGCTCGCCCTGGCCCGGCCGAACGGGCTGGTGCGGCCGTTCGCCCTCGCCGAGCCGCGCGTCGGGGACCTGCTGATCGACCACTCCGGCGGGTTCGGTTCGCTGGACCGGTTCGCGCAGACGGTCCGCGGCCGGCTCGTCCCGCACGCCTCGCCCGGCCGGCTGACCGACCGCGAGCAGGTGGTGCTGCAACGCCTGCCCTCGCAGCGTTCCCTGGACGAAATCGCGTCCGACCTCACCGTCTCGGTCAACACGGTGAAGACCCACGTGCGGGCCATCTACGGCAAGCTCGGCGTGAACAACCGGCGCTCCGCCGTCGTGGTGGCCCGCCAGCACGGCCTGACCTGA
- a CDS encoding AI-2E family transporter: MVRTTLTDIPARRSRKPRRDRTAAGGRTERRAARGSFRRLADRFGAGAHPPPVPWPPASDLGTGGTPLPRALVVLLGAAAAVIVLAGVQAVAWLAGPVFLAFVVVITLDPVRKWLRDKGWPRWLTVTVLVITVYAVLLSFFLVVVVSVAQLSALLPHYTGRANELLHDGLTVLGRFGVGEPQLRAMLSSVDAGKLVGFAGSLLAGVGGLVTNLAFLLALLLFLSAETAWAGQRLGRIARDRPWISASLRGFASGTRRYLLVTTVFGGLVAALDTTALALLGIPGAVLWGLLAFVTNYIPNVGFIIGVAPPALIALLDGGWSSLLVVLVVYAGLNFVVQSLIQPRFVAGSVGLSTLVTVLALVFWTWLLGPLGAVLAVPATLLAKALLVDVDPRARWAEALLSAPRRDEG; encoded by the coding sequence ATGGTGCGAACGACGCTCACCGACATCCCGGCCCGCCGGTCCCGCAAGCCCCGGCGGGACCGGACCGCGGCCGGTGGGCGGACGGAGCGCCGCGCCGCGCGGGGCTCCTTCCGGAGGCTCGCCGACCGGTTCGGCGCCGGCGCGCACCCGCCGCCGGTTCCCTGGCCGCCCGCGAGCGACCTCGGGACCGGCGGCACCCCCTTGCCACGCGCGCTCGTCGTGCTGCTGGGGGCCGCCGCCGCGGTGATCGTGCTGGCCGGTGTGCAGGCCGTCGCCTGGCTGGCCGGCCCGGTCTTCCTCGCCTTCGTCGTCGTGATCACGCTCGATCCGGTGCGGAAGTGGTTGCGGGACAAGGGATGGCCGCGCTGGCTGACCGTCACCGTCCTCGTGATCACCGTCTACGCGGTCCTGCTCAGCTTCTTCCTGGTCGTCGTCGTGTCCGTCGCGCAGCTGTCGGCCCTGCTCCCCCACTACACCGGGCGGGCCAACGAACTGCTGCACGACGGGCTGACCGTGCTCGGCCGGTTCGGCGTCGGCGAACCGCAGCTGCGCGCCATGCTGTCGTCCGTTGACGCCGGGAAGCTGGTCGGCTTCGCCGGTTCCCTGCTCGCCGGCGTCGGCGGGCTGGTCACGAACCTGGCGTTCCTGTTGGCCCTCCTGCTGTTCCTCAGCGCCGAAACGGCCTGGGCGGGACAGCGTCTCGGCCGGATCGCGCGGGACCGCCCGTGGATTTCCGCGTCGCTGCGCGGCTTCGCGTCGGGCACCCGGCGGTACCTGCTCGTGACGACCGTGTTCGGCGGGCTCGTGGCAGCGCTCGACACCACCGCGCTCGCCCTGCTGGGCATCCCGGGTGCCGTGCTGTGGGGGCTGCTCGCCTTCGTCACCAACTACATCCCCAACGTCGGGTTCATCATCGGGGTCGCCCCGCCCGCGCTCATCGCGCTCCTCGACGGCGGCTGGTCGAGCCTGCTCGTGGTGCTCGTCGTGTACGCGGGGCTGAACTTCGTGGTGCAGTCGCTGATCCAGCCGCGGTTCGTCGCCGGTTCGGTCGGTCTGTCCACTTTGGTCACCGTGCTGGCGCTGGTGTTCTGGACCTGGCTGCTGGGGCCGCTCGGCGCGGTCCTCGCCGTGCCGGCGACCCTGCTGGCCAAGGCGCTGCTGGTGGACGTCGACCCGCGGGCCCGCTGGGCCGAGGCGCTGCTTTCCGCGCCCCGCCGCGACGAAGGCTGA